A window of Quercus robur chromosome 12, dhQueRobu3.1, whole genome shotgun sequence genomic DNA:
GGACAAGAGCTTGGGGCCGGtcctagagttgggcgtatgtttcctgtggacaaccttcgtcttccacttgttgctcctgtttctgttgttgTAGCTACTGCagtttcttctactccttcccttgcactttggcatgctcgacttggtcatgcATTTTCCTCTCAAGTACAACAattggcttctagaggtttgttaggttcagtgtctatagaaaattttgattgtgtttcatgtcagttaggaaaacaaccagttttacctttcaatactagtgaatcaatatccactgatatctttgaccttattcattctgatgtttgggagtcttcctctgtctctagtattggtggatctcgatcttttgttgtctttgttgataattactctcgctatagctagatttttaatatgaaacatcgttctgagttattgcaaatatattctaattttgcaaaaatggttgaaactcaattttccaaacgtatcaaaatttttcgatctgataatgctcttgagtacactcaatatgctttccaagctgttttgcattcctatggcactattcatcaactaacttgtccagatacctctcagcaaaatggtagagccgaacgaaaacttcgtcatattcttgacactgttcgtgctcttcttctctctgccaaagttcctgctcctttttggggtgaagctgccCTTGATGctgttcatgctattaatcgcattccaagtcctgttattcaaaattaaactccatatgagcgcctttttgggtcacctccagattatcaccaccttcgctccttcggttctgcttgtttcgttcttcttcagccacatgagcataacaaacttgagcctcggtcaaggctttgttgttttcttggctacggcgaaactcaaaaggggtatcggtgttatgatcctatttctcatcgtcttcgtatctcccgcaatgttgtcttttgggaacatcgctccTTTGTCGAGCTTTCTCACTTCCGTGCCTCATTgtcttcctcctctgttttagatctttttccagatgaggtacatattccttctgtaactgctcctgatcctcctatagttgctcctgatcctcctatAGACTTTTCTGTCTAACTACCAGATACCtttgatccctttcctagttcaccttttaatgaacaggtggaagatgcacaggttgaagacgagctacccaaccctgagcttgggtcccctgctcctgctcctcctgaagatcttgcacaagacattccacctcgtcactcaactcgggtaagatccattcctacacatttacttgattatcattgttacactgctcttgttacactgctcttgctacactgcatgagcctcacacctatcgtgaggcttccactgaccctttgtggcagattgcaatgaaagaggaacttgatgcattatctaaaaatcatacttgggatttggtgactctcccccctgggaaatctgtggttggttgtaagtggatttacaagattaagactcgctctgatgggtccattgagcgctacaaaacTCGTCTtattgcaaaaggttttacacaggagtatgggattgattatgaagagacctttgcttcggttgctcgtatctcatctgttcaagctctcttagctgttgctgctgccagAAAATGGGAcatttttcagatggatgtcaaaaatgcattccttaatggggatttaagtgaaaaagtttatatgcaacctcctcctggttactctgttgaatcaaataaggtttgttaccttcggcgtgctctttatggccttaaacaagctccacgagcttggtttgccaaatttagttctaccatctctcgcttaggttacatggccagtcattatgattctgccttatttctttgtcgcactgacaaaggcactattttacttctcctgtatgtggatgatatgatcataactggtgatgactttagtggcattcaagaactcaagggttttctcagtcagcagtttgagatgaaagatcttggccATCTCaactacttcttgggtcttgaaatcactcattctacagatgaactttatattactcaagccaagtatacctctgaactcttgtctcgagctggactcactgatagcaagactgttaacactccagttgagcttaatgcgcattTGACTCCGTCAGGGGGGAAACcgttgtctaatccctctctttacaaacgcttggttggcagcctagtttatctcactgtcactcatccagacatttcctatgctgttcaCCAGGTGAGTCAGTATCTATCTGCTCCacgatcgactcactatgctACTGTTCTGCGCATACTTCGATACctaaagggcactctcttccatggtcttttctactCTGCTCGGTCTCCTCTTGTTCTTcgtgcattttctgatgctAATTGGGCAGGAAATCCCACTGATCGCAAGTCCACCACTAgctattgctttcttcttggttcttctttgatttcttggcgaagtaagaaacgAACTCATGTGGCCCGCttcagtactgaagcagaatatcgtgcccttgctgataccacatctgagctcctttggctacgatggcttctcaaagacttaggtgtatcccatcctctgctactcctctttattgtgacaaccagagtgtcattcatattgctcacaatgatgtcttccatgaacggactaaacacatcgagatcgattgtcattttatccgttatcatcttgtccatggtgctctcaagctgatCTCAGTTTtttctaaagatcaacttgcagatatcttcaccaagtcacatcctaagggacgTCTTCgcactttggttgacaacctcaagttggtctcacatccaccttgagtttgaggggggctgttaacgtgtattagggtatgtgggttttaggcccaccttgtttacttgtatagcacacttacttgtattgcacactctgcctcctatataaaggcacttatgtatattctattacttgagaaatacaatacaatcattcagtatttctaacatgctcaactagtaaaatttctaatagttgaataagagattttgggttcaatttccgtctacatcaaaaactgattggtgtcttggtctgatgataaagaattatcGGTTAtaataagttgaaactctcttaaaaaaataaaaaaaatttctgaggTGCCCCACTCCATGggcatatttatttttatctatctTGACCTATTTGGATGGAGGagggaaggagggggagtgggggagagtagagtagagttagctaaaaataagctaattttgtactaaatctgctctactctactctactccccttccCTCTCCcttaatccaaacggaccattagTTTGAGAAGATCCAAATCTAGGACTATTCCATCCCCATCCCCTACCAGCATAAGCATATTAATTCAACTTGATTTGACAAAATTAGTGCAATCACAAAACACGGCAACATAATGGTTAATCACATAGTTCAAATCAAATAACTTACTCAATCCCACCATGATAGAAAACGTTCTTGAATTACAACACATTAATAAGGGAAAGGGAAAACTGAAATCAATTGAACAGCATCTATTTATTTCAATCCCCAGATCATAAAGCTGCTAAATAAGACTTGATCAGTCTGTATATGCAGATTGTTTCCATCCACCGTAGGTTTCCTCTTCCACACGGAACTCCCGGTCATGACGTTCCTATAATGAACAGGCAATCAAAGCTTCGATTAGTTCGTTAATATTATCATCATCATGCTTTTACATTTAAGTTAAGAAAATTCTTAGTATACATTGTACTAACAATGTGAATATTACATTGTAAACTAAACAAACGTGCACAATATTGTATacatttgcaaaaagaaaacagTCCTACAGGGCACCTGTAAtcaattaaactataaaaaacaGAGGATTACCTCAGGAGTGAAAGTGAGGCCCACCCTAATCTCTCCACGAAACTCTTGGTCCTTAACTACATTGTATGCTGTTGGAGGGAGGCTTCCTTCCAAAAACAACGGCTCTAGTGGAACGCTGCAAGGATCATAAAGCAAATAATATTTGGTTCTGAAGTGTTTTTCAAGAAAACCCATTTaatatcatcaaaatatcaTAACAATGTCAAATTTTGATGATCAATGCTTCTGTCTATATCTCCATTTTCACCTACTATGTGGGCAGCAGTTAGTATCTATGctccaaaacaaaatttggttCTTGCTAACTCTAAAACAAAGGAGCCTGAATATATCCAATCTACTTCTCAGTGCtacaagcattttttttttttttttggcacggTGATGCATTCAGATGTTCctgaaatatttttatttttattttttgcacaaGATTGATGAGTCCACTGCAGTTTTCTGTAACTTGAAGAATTTCTTACCTATTTTTTCTAGCACTTGCTAAACCAACAGTATTTAGAATTTAAGGAATTGCTCACATTATATATTGCCTGTGATTATGTtgatacaaacacaaactacTAACTTTATTCATTCAAAACCTATTTAAAATCAAATGCAGTGACTTTTGAGTAATATCCAGGGTCAATACTAACCAAGTTTTCCTAGGGGATGCAACTCTCTGTTTTCCtatttaaaatcaagttttccTAGgtcaatattaatttaattaatacataaatataaaaaataaaaaaaaaatgcaccaTTTTAGTTCTTACCCAACCCCAAAATGTTTAGTGTCAGCCCTGGTAAGTACAAGAGGGAGAGCAGAACATATCACAAACTTAGATCAAAGAAAATTCTGCAGATTGGGATACTCACGTTGCTTCTCCTACAATATCGTCTGCAGAACCAGTATCACTGTCCATTATTTTCAGTGTGAGTTCTGAAGCACCATCCGAAATGGTAAAGACAAAACTCTCGTTCCACTCTGGCTGTGTCCCTTTTCCTGCACAAATCATATGTCAAAAACAGAGAGGATTACCTAGCCCATCTTCTCTATAATAAAAGAACATGAACATAACATCTGATTCTGTAAACATATCACTacaggaattttttttgggtagaaattaTGTCCAGTATCTGTTCCATCAAGATGAAATGTAGACATATAAAAATCAGAGCTAAATAGAGAGATCTTACCTGATGCAACACTGCTTTTTTGCTCCTGACTGCGGCAAATGAGAATGACATAAGGATCCATGTCATCTGCTCATAttcatttaaagttttaaacctcATCAATTCAAACAGGAACCCactcattgaaaaaaaaaaaaaaaaaaaaaaaaaaaaaacaaacaggaAAACCAAGAAACAATTATGGCTATTGGCAAGCATATTTTAATTAGGTATGATGAGCTATATTCATCAGGATATTTGGATTGGTTTGATTGTCCGATCATGATAACTTACGTAAAGAAATTATTTCACACAAACATCATTTACAATGCtacattttctttaatttcctcCAGTTTCTTAGCTACCAAACAGAGCCCCAGATCTTAAAGAAGACAATATATCAAAAGGGTCCAATCCAAACCGATCAAAATTGaatattcaaaagagaaaacgATGGGAAATTGagaattgagaagaaaaaaacatacTGAGAAAGTCGGTGTTTTCAAGTCCCTTAGCACTAACAAGAAGAACTTCAATTGTCCCTCGAGGCATTTCTGGAAATCGAAAAGGACAGATTCCAAAAACAGAAAAGAGATCAAAAGATTTGAGGAATAATTCTTGGATCTCTTTTTCGATCGTTTTCTTTCTGGGAACCTTTTAGTTTTACGAGGAAcacgaacaaaaaaaaaaagggcaaataATGGTATTTATGTACAGTACATGTGCGCAGCAAAACGGTCCGAGTAAAACCGGATCGGACAAGGCCCCGGGTTCATAGCCGAGGAATTAGGACGCGGTTTCTTTCATCCGCGTTAAAGTTGAAAAGCGATGGACGGTGGGGATTAGCACAGGTTTAGATTGTGGGAGCCACAAGCCACAAGCGCAGGAAATGTTGTAATCGACAACTGATTGTGGGAGCCACATGTTGCCCATGTGGGTCGCGTATGGTAatcaccctaaaaaaatattgaacacTCTACCTTAAAGATTAGAATAATTTTGGTTAAgcaaaaataagagtaatattatatttcaatatttttataataattttacaataaatcattagcagtaagttgttattaattttaatttgaataattctctaaaaataattatggcctttcaaacataatttttaaccccttaagcaaaaaagaaactgccttaaataacaacaataaaattagccaataacaacaaaaataattcaaacaaCAAGAAGTGaaaaattattcaacataaagcctgttaaaaataaataaataaataaataaagatttctAATTATTCAAGTTTGTTACTTGTTCAAACCATTACTTAAAAATAatctataatttcatttttccttaaaaaatggtattaaaagatAACATTGTGACTACTCTTAAAAAATTCCAAGAGTCGCTATTGTtgagttttccaaaaaaaaaa
This region includes:
- the LOC126709589 gene encoding elicitor-responsive protein 3 — its product is MPRGTIEVLLVSAKGLENTDFLNDMDPYVILICRSQEQKSSVASGKGTQPEWNESFVFTISDGASELTLKIMDSDTGSADDIVGEATVPLEPLFLEGSLPPTAYNVVKDQEFRGEIRVGLTFTPEERHDREFRVEEETYGGWKQSAYTD